One segment of uncultured Desulfovibrio sp. DNA contains the following:
- a CDS encoding long-chain fatty acid--CoA ligase — protein sequence MLEAPRPWLAHYDASVATRMEPYGRPLFSFLDDAARRFPDRPALRFQNTLLTYRQLKTQAEKMAGRLRQMGVQPGDRVAVMLPNLPQTMLIFWAILKAGGVAVMLNPLYMESEVVTILNDAGPRHMVLLDLLWTRISALRDRLPVQNFIVTGIADALSFPLNVLYRLKELRNRHAPRIPYDDHVISWRHFRRGGQPYSCTLDNPQDTTALLQYTGGTTGLPKGVPLTHGNLGANALQVREVIRDLRHMKHSIVGLLPFFHVYGLCLGLTLPAMLAATTLPLPRYVPQDVLHLIDKYKPTIFPGAPSVYASLLQQKNLAQFDLKSILLCISGSAPLPHELRRQFHELTGASLLEGYGLTEASPITHLNPLDYERQKDGSIGMPMPGTDAMIVADDSMEPLPPHEVGELLIRGPQVMHGYWNRPEDTAAALKDGWLHTGDMATMDEDGFFYIVDRKKDLVLVGGYNVYPREVEEIILEHPQVHETVCVGLKDPLRGEVLKCFVVPQPGTSPDKGDIISWCRSKLANYKVPRLVEFREELPKSAIGKILRRELRDGEEAGMAARHERKGKAGHHAEGNRA from the coding sequence ATGCTCGAAGCTCCCCGGCCGTGGCTGGCCCACTATGATGCGTCTGTGGCAACCCGCATGGAACCCTACGGGCGTCCCCTGTTTTCCTTTCTGGATGATGCGGCACGGCGCTTTCCCGACAGACCTGCCCTGCGCTTTCAGAACACCCTTCTGACCTACCGCCAGCTCAAGACCCAGGCGGAAAAAATGGCCGGCCGCCTGCGCCAGATGGGCGTACAGCCGGGCGACCGGGTGGCCGTCATGCTGCCCAATCTGCCGCAGACCATGCTTATCTTCTGGGCCATTCTCAAGGCCGGCGGCGTGGCGGTCATGCTCAATCCGCTCTATATGGAATCGGAAGTGGTGACCATTCTCAACGATGCCGGCCCGCGGCACATGGTGCTTCTGGACCTGCTCTGGACGCGCATCAGTGCCCTGCGCGACCGCCTGCCAGTGCAGAATTTCATTGTTACCGGCATTGCCGATGCCCTTTCCTTTCCGCTTAATGTGCTCTACCGCCTCAAGGAGCTGCGCAACCGCCATGCCCCCCGCATTCCCTATGATGACCATGTCATCAGCTGGCGCCATTTCCGCCGCGGCGGGCAGCCCTATTCCTGCACCCTTGACAATCCCCAGGATACCACCGCCCTGCTCCAGTATACCGGCGGCACCACGGGCCTGCCCAAGGGCGTTCCCCTGACCCACGGCAATCTTGGCGCCAATGCCCTGCAGGTACGGGAAGTCATCCGCGACCTCCGGCACATGAAGCACAGCATTGTGGGGCTGCTGCCTTTCTTTCACGTCTACGGCCTCTGCCTGGGCCTGACCCTGCCCGCCATGCTGGCCGCCACCACCCTGCCCCTGCCGCGCTATGTGCCGCAGGATGTGCTGCACCTCATCGACAAATACAAACCCACCATCTTCCCCGGAGCGCCCTCGGTCTATGCCTCGCTGCTCCAGCAGAAGAACCTTGCGCAATTCGATCTCAAGAGCATCCTGCTCTGCATTTCGGGGTCCGCCCCCCTGCCGCACGAGCTGCGCCGCCAGTTCCACGAGCTGACCGGCGCCTCCCTGCTGGAGGGCTACGGCCTGACGGAAGCCTCCCCCATCACCCACCTCAATCCGCTGGACTATGAGCGCCAGAAGGACGGCTCCATCGGCATGCCCATGCCCGGCACGGATGCCATGATCGTGGCCGATGACAGCATGGAACCGCTCCCCCCCCATGAAGTGGGCGAACTGCTCATCCGCGGCCCGCAGGTTATGCACGGCTACTGGAACCGCCCGGAAGATACGGCGGCCGCCCTCAAAGACGGCTGGCTGCATACGGGCGACATGGCCACCATGGATGAAGACGGCTTTTTCTACATTGTGGATCGCAAGAAGGACCTGGTGCTGGTGGGCGGCTACAATGTGTATCCGCGTGAGGTGGAGGAAATCATCCTCGAGCATCCCCAGGTGCATGAAACGGTCTGCGTGGGCCTCAAGGATCCGCTGCGCGGCGAAGTGCTCAAATGCTTCGTGGTGCCCCAGCCCGGCACCTCTCCGGACAAGGGCGACATCATCAGCTGGTGCCGCAGCAAGCTGGCCAACTACAAGGTGCCGCGTCTTGTGGAATTCCGCGAGGAACTGCCCAAATCCGCCATTGGCAAGATTTTGCGCCGCGAGCTGCGCGACGGGGAAGAAGCCGGAATGGCGGCCCGCCATGAGCGCAAGGGCAAAGCCGGCCACCATGCCGAAGGGAACAGGGCCTGA
- the ispD gene encoding 2-C-methyl-D-erythritol 4-phosphate cytidylyltransferase yields MICNPLSVSGDSPSDAGAPSSSAMSSPAAQPEQAAPAFRTPADARRPWALVLAAGSSRRMGQATGGTAKQFLLWQGAPLYWHSALTFSRSAAVEGLVFVFPAGELEARQHELRRLDAHSELGLPWLAVAGGAERHDSVLNGLRAVPPQVQHVLVHDAARPFLSARLVHAVCQALKEGATAVVPGLPVTDTIKLVDKDVVCETLPRHRLVAVQTPQGFLRPALEAAHARRLCRPDSPEALPVTDDAMLMEQLGHAVRIVPGEKTNMKITTPEDLALLRQPQDMPEPRTGMGYDVHRYASDADAPGARPMKLGGVPIPHAPHVLAHSDGDVLLHALMDALLGCACLGDIGQHFPDADPALDNVSSALLLDRVLERCRAAGLRLCHADMTIVAQRPRLAPYKEEIRTHVARLLGLSPSAVNVKATTEERLGFTGREEGIKAYAVVSALATFPRNSDV; encoded by the coding sequence ATGATCTGCAATCCGCTCTCTGTGTCCGGCGACAGTCCCTCCGACGCCGGCGCACCGTCCTCCTCCGCCATGTCCTCCCCGGCAGCGCAGCCGGAGCAGGCTGCCCCCGCCTTCCGCACGCCGGCGGATGCCCGGCGTCCCTGGGCGCTTGTGCTGGCCGCCGGCAGCAGCCGCCGCATGGGGCAGGCCACCGGCGGCACGGCCAAACAGTTCCTGCTCTGGCAGGGTGCGCCCCTGTACTGGCACAGCGCGCTCACCTTCAGCCGCAGCGCCGCTGTGGAGGGACTGGTTTTTGTCTTTCCGGCGGGGGAACTGGAAGCACGCCAGCACGAACTGCGCCGGCTGGATGCCCACAGCGAACTGGGCCTGCCCTGGCTGGCCGTTGCCGGCGGCGCGGAACGGCACGACTCCGTCCTCAACGGTCTGCGGGCCGTGCCGCCCCAGGTGCAGCACGTTCTGGTGCATGATGCGGCCCGCCCCTTTCTGAGCGCCCGTCTGGTGCATGCCGTCTGTCAGGCCCTGAAGGAAGGCGCCACGGCCGTTGTGCCCGGCCTGCCGGTCACGGATACCATCAAGCTGGTGGACAAGGATGTGGTATGCGAAACCCTGCCCCGCCACCGCCTTGTGGCCGTGCAGACGCCGCAGGGCTTCCTTCGCCCGGCGCTGGAGGCAGCCCATGCCCGGCGCCTGTGCCGCCCAGACAGCCCGGAGGCCCTGCCTGTCACCGACGATGCCATGCTCATGGAGCAGCTGGGGCATGCCGTGCGCATCGTGCCCGGAGAAAAGACCAATATGAAGATTACCACACCGGAAGACCTGGCCCTGCTGCGTCAGCCCCAGGATATGCCCGAACCGCGCACCGGCATGGGCTATGATGTGCACCGCTACGCCAGTGACGCAGATGCCCCCGGCGCGCGTCCCATGAAGCTGGGAGGCGTGCCCATTCCCCACGCGCCCCATGTGCTGGCCCACTCCGACGGGGACGTGCTGCTGCATGCGCTCATGGATGCCCTGCTGGGCTGCGCCTGCCTGGGGGATATCGGCCAGCATTTCCCCGATGCCGATCCGGCGCTGGATAATGTTTCCTCTGCCCTTTTGCTGGACAGGGTGCTGGAGCGCTGCCGCGCCGCCGGTCTGCGGCTCTGCCATGCCGACATGACCATTGTGGCGCAGCGGCCGCGCCTTGCCCCGTACAAGGAAGAAATACGCACCCATGTTGCCCGCCTGCTGGGCCTGTCCCCGTCGGCGGTCAATGTGAAGGCCACCACCGAAGAGCGCCTGGGCTTCACCGGGCGCGAAGAAGGTATCAAGGCCTATGCCGTGGTCAGCGCACTGGCCACGTTTCCCCGAAATTCCGATGTGTAG
- a CDS encoding C4-type zinc ribbon domain-containing protein, whose protein sequence is MNTAVYLDQIRQLVELQKVDDAIFAVRQELERAPRELEDLQQRYDASCAQRNRVVEKLTHLQEQQKRLDFEIDNDAARIKKSKNKFMQVSESREYHAMVREMDNMEKVNRSREEEKMALMEEMQLQNERLAEIDTTHTALEAELQVRRDSLEEKLALSRSRLEELEHKREEASNAIPHPVFVRYEFIRKRLEHPVIVAVKDGICSGCHIAIPPQAFIELQRGQQILSCPNCQRLIFWNEHFDFPEEQPAPQKPATLVD, encoded by the coding sequence ATGAATACGGCTGTCTATCTTGACCAGATCCGTCAGCTTGTGGAGCTGCAGAAAGTGGATGACGCCATCTTTGCCGTGCGGCAGGAGCTGGAGCGCGCCCCGCGTGAGCTGGAAGACCTGCAGCAGCGCTATGATGCCAGCTGCGCCCAGCGCAACCGCGTGGTGGAAAAGCTGACCCATCTGCAGGAACAGCAGAAGCGTCTGGATTTTGAAATCGACAATGACGCCGCCCGCATCAAGAAAAGCAAGAACAAGTTCATGCAGGTCAGCGAAAGCCGCGAATACCATGCCATGGTCCGCGAAATGGACAATATGGAAAAGGTCAATCGTTCCCGCGAAGAGGAAAAGATGGCCCTCATGGAAGAAATGCAGCTGCAGAATGAACGCCTGGCCGAAATCGACACCACCCACACGGCCCTGGAGGCCGAGTTGCAGGTGCGCCGCGACAGCCTGGAAGAAAAGCTGGCCCTTTCCCGCTCCCGCCTTGAAGAGCTGGAACACAAGCGCGAAGAGGCCAGCAATGCCATTCCGCATCCGGTGTTCGTGCGCTATGAATTCATCCGCAAGCGTCTGGAACATCCGGTCATCGTGGCGGTGAAGGACGGCATCTGCTCCGGCTGCCACATTGCCATTCCGCCGCAGGCCTTCATCGAATTGCAGCGCGGCCAGCAGATTCTGAGCTGCCCCAACTGCCAGCGGCTCATCTTCTGGAACGAGCATTTCGATTTTCCCGAGGAACAGCCCGCCCCCCAAAAGCCCGCTACCCTGGTGGACTAG